TATTAAATAAACTTTTTTATCACTACTTTCATACTGTATTGTAAAAGTTTTTTCTTCATTTATTATCTCTATTGGATTTTTTATTTGTTTTGAAAAGTTACTTATATTTAGATTTTTTTTAGCTGGTTCATTTTTAAAAATTATATTTGAAGTTTTATCCAAAATCATTACAGGTTCAGGATTATATTTAGGTAAGTACTTTAAATAAATAGTCTCTAAAGCTATTTTTCTATTTATATCAAAAATCCTATAAATAGTACAATATCTAGTAACACCAGTATAACCTAAAATAACAGAGAAAATTGTTAGTAAAGTAAAATTACCAACTAAAGAGTAAGAAAATAAAAGTATTGCAATAGCGATTCTTAAGTAGCTCTCTTCGCTACTCATGTTACATACTCTTTTAGTGTTATACTCTTCTATTTTATTTTTTAATATTGTGAACAACTGCAATGGCAACTCCTTGATCATGCGTGATTGAAAGATATGTTTTTTTTATTTTATACTTTTTTTGTAAAGCCTTTGAGTACTTCAATTTAGGAGCCCCATTTTTTTTCTTTTTTATCTTTAAATCATGAAAAGAACACTCTTTTCCAATACCTGTACCAATTGCTTTGCTTGCTGCTTCTTTTGCTGCCCAAAAACCAGCTGCTGTTTCTACTCTTTTAATTAACGCTATCTCTTCTTCATCTAAAAATCGTTCATATGCTTTTATACCAAACTTTTCATACATATTTTTAATTCTATCTATAGAAGCTATATCAATTCCAATCATTTTTAACCTATCTCTTTGTATAATTCTTTCATGAAAATATTTTTACGTAAATTATTATATCTAATCATTATGCTATTTATTATAAGCCTAATCTCTTTTGTAGCAATAAATTTAGCACCAAACTCTTTTTTTGCAAGTGGAGAGTTGAACCCTAATATTACAGAAGAGTCAATTGCTCAACTTAAAGCTATTTATGGTTTAGACAAACCTCTTTATATACAATATTTTTCATGGGTAATGGCAATTTTACAACTTGATTTTGGAATCTCTTTTGCAAGTGGAGAGCTTGTAAAAAATGAAATTTTACAAAGAATTCCTGTAACTTTAACAATCAATATTATCTCTATGTTTTTAATATTTGTAATCTCTTTATATTTAGGTATTAAAGCTGCTTTAAATAAAAACTCTTTTTTTGATAGATTTGTAAGTCAATTATCCCTTATTAGCTTTTCAATGCCTTCATTTTATTTAGCTTTGATAGCTATAATGATTTTTTCAATATATTTAGAACTTTTACCTATAGCAGGACTTCACTCTGTGCCTGATGATGGAAGTTTAACTTACTATTTAGATTATGCTTGGCACTTAATTTTACCAATTTCAATTATTACTTTCGCAGGAATTGGTAGTTTAACTTTATATGTTAGGTCACTTGTAATAGAGATATTAAAAGCAGACTATATTTTCTTTGCAAAAGCAAGAGGATTAAAAAAGAGTCAAATTTTAAGATACTATATCTTACCAAATCTATATCCACCAGTTATAACTCTACTTGGTTTATCTCTTCCTGGAATAATTGGTGGAAGTGTTATTTTAGAATCAATTTTTTCAATAAATGGAATGGGTTTACTCTTTTTTCAAAGTGCTTTGAGCCATGACTACCCAGTAATTATGGGTATTTTAATCATTGGAGCACTACTTACTTTACTTGGAAATATGATTGCTGATTTAATACTTTTAAAACTAAATCCAAACTATGATGCAAAATAATTAACCTTAAGGAAAAAATTTGAATATTTTAAAAACTATTGAAGAATTACAAGAAGTAACTGCTTCTAACAAAAATAAGACTATTGGTTTTGTTCCTACAATGGGAGCTCTTCATGATGGTCATATCTCTTTAATAAAACAAGCTAGAAATGAAAATGAAATTGTTGTAGTTTCAATCTTTGTAAATCCAACCCAATTTCTTCCAGGAGAAGATTTAGATGCCTATCCAAGAAAGGATGAAGCAGATAAAAAAATTTGTCAAATATGTAAAGTTGATTATATTTTTATGCCAGAAATCTCTACTATGTATACAGACGAAGAGGTTTTAATCAAAGCTAATAATAATAGTTATGTCTTAGAAGGAAAAACTAGACCAGGTCACTTTGATGGAGTTCTTCAAGTTGTATTAAAACTGTTTAATTTAGTTCAACCAACTCGTGCATATTT
This sequence is a window from Halarcobacter bivalviorum. Protein-coding genes within it:
- the panC gene encoding pantoate--beta-alanine ligase encodes the protein MNILKTIEELQEVTASNKNKTIGFVPTMGALHDGHISLIKQARNENEIVVVSIFVNPTQFLPGEDLDAYPRKDEADKKICQICKVDYIFMPEISTMYTDEEVLIKANNNSYVLEGKTRPGHFDGVLQVVLKLFNLVQPTRAYFGKKDAQQLTLIQQMVKNLFLPIEIVPCEIVREKDGLALSSRNVYLSQTQRQKALLISKSLYSAASLVGKGEKSSEVIKNKMYDVMQTLEVEYVAIVDRNFNEIEEIQLKNSIILVVAKFGNTRLLDNIWL
- the acpS gene encoding holo-ACP synthase; translation: MIGIDIASIDRIKNMYEKFGIKAYERFLDEEEIALIKRVETAAGFWAAKEAASKAIGTGIGKECSFHDLKIKKKKNGAPKLKYSKALQKKYKIKKTYLSITHDQGVAIAVVHNIKK
- a CDS encoding ABC transporter permease — translated: MKIFLRKLLYLIIMLFIISLISFVAINLAPNSFFASGELNPNITEESIAQLKAIYGLDKPLYIQYFSWVMAILQLDFGISFASGELVKNEILQRIPVTLTINIISMFLIFVISLYLGIKAALNKNSFFDRFVSQLSLISFSMPSFYLALIAIMIFSIYLELLPIAGLHSVPDDGSLTYYLDYAWHLILPISIITFAGIGSLTLYVRSLVIEILKADYIFFAKARGLKKSQILRYYILPNLYPPVITLLGLSLPGIIGGSVILESIFSINGMGLLFFQSALSHDYPVIMGILIIGALLTLLGNMIADLILLKLNPNYDAK